Proteins encoded in a region of the Streptomyces sp. NBC_00258 genome:
- a CDS encoding GAF and ANTAR domain-containing protein has protein sequence MIGMAREQRLAEIFVEVADSLVEDFDVIDLLQRLSTRCVELLDVSAAGILLVDAHGELQIIAASDEHARLLELFALQHDQGPCVECYRTGTARTNIDLTRPETTTAWPHFAGRARETGYVSTHALPLRLRNRVVGALNLFQSAPHRLGDADIALAQALADVATIAILQQRTLEQSHIENSQLATALTSRILVEQVKGVLAERWDTSVDDAFAAFRSYARSHHLRLADLATRIIAGDFDTAAIPAPASAPTPATAPTPAAPEDRTR, from the coding sequence ATGATCGGCATGGCCCGCGAACAACGTCTGGCCGAGATCTTCGTGGAGGTCGCGGACTCTCTCGTCGAGGACTTCGACGTCATCGACCTGCTGCAACGGCTGTCCACGCGCTGCGTCGAGCTGCTGGACGTCTCGGCGGCGGGCATCCTGCTCGTGGACGCCCACGGCGAGCTGCAGATCATCGCCGCGTCGGACGAGCACGCCCGCCTGCTGGAGCTGTTCGCGCTCCAGCACGACCAGGGCCCGTGCGTGGAGTGCTACCGCACCGGCACGGCCCGTACCAACATCGACCTGACGCGGCCGGAGACGACGACGGCCTGGCCGCACTTCGCCGGCCGGGCCCGCGAGACGGGTTACGTGAGCACGCACGCGCTCCCGCTGCGTCTGCGCAACCGGGTCGTCGGCGCGCTCAACCTCTTCCAGAGCGCGCCGCACCGCCTCGGCGACGCCGACATCGCGCTCGCCCAGGCGCTCGCCGACGTGGCCACCATCGCGATCCTCCAGCAGCGCACGCTGGAGCAGTCGCACATCGAGAACAGCCAGCTGGCGACCGCGCTCACCAGCCGCATCCTGGTCGAGCAGGTCAAGGGAGTACTGGCGGAGCGCTGGGACACCTCGGTGGACGACGCCTTCGCCGCGTTCCGCTCGTACGCGCGATCCCATCACCTGCGCCTAGCGGACCTCGCCACGCGGATCATCGCGGGAGACTTCGACACCGCGGCCATTCCCGCCCCGGCCTCCGCCCCCACCCCCGCAACAGCACCGACACCGGCCGCGCCGGAAGACCGCACCCGATAA
- a CDS encoding hemolysin family protein has translation MTTVQLAIGALTLVTNAFFVGAEFALISVRRSQIEPRAQEGNKRARMTLWGLRHISAMMATAQLGITVSSLVLGAVAEPAIAHLLEPAFEATGVPDALVHPIAFVIALTVATYLHMLIGEMIPKNLALAAPVPAALLLGPPLVALTRALKPVVFGINAFANVLLKLLRVEARDEVESVFTDDQLARMVVDSSQAGLLSSADGERLRDALELGTRPVGEILVPAQRMRTVEHTVTPARLERAAAEAGFSRFPVTGEDGTVLGYLHIKDTLGVADRDRPFPRTALHPVTRVRIDTPLDDTLTALRANDSHLAAVTGESGKVLGFVTMEDVLSELVGPAPAGV, from the coding sequence CTGACCACCGTCCAACTTGCCATCGGCGCCCTGACGCTGGTGACCAACGCGTTCTTCGTCGGCGCGGAGTTCGCCCTGATCTCCGTACGCCGGAGCCAGATCGAACCGCGCGCCCAGGAGGGCAACAAGCGGGCCCGGATGACCCTGTGGGGCCTCAGGCACATCTCCGCGATGATGGCGACGGCCCAACTCGGCATCACCGTCTCGTCGTTGGTGCTGGGTGCGGTCGCCGAGCCGGCCATCGCGCATCTGCTGGAGCCGGCCTTCGAGGCGACCGGCGTCCCGGACGCCCTCGTCCACCCGATCGCCTTCGTGATCGCGCTCACCGTGGCGACGTATCTGCACATGCTGATCGGCGAGATGATCCCGAAGAACCTCGCGCTCGCCGCGCCGGTGCCCGCCGCGCTGCTGCTCGGCCCGCCCCTGGTGGCCCTCACCCGGGCGCTGAAGCCGGTCGTCTTCGGTATCAACGCCTTCGCCAACGTCCTGCTGAAGCTGCTGCGGGTCGAGGCCAGGGACGAGGTGGAGTCGGTCTTCACCGACGACCAGCTCGCCCGCATGGTCGTCGACTCCAGCCAGGCCGGGCTGCTGTCGTCCGCCGACGGCGAGCGCCTGCGGGACGCCCTGGAGCTGGGCACCCGCCCGGTCGGCGAGATCCTCGTGCCGGCCCAGCGGATGCGTACGGTCGAACACACCGTCACCCCGGCACGGCTGGAGCGCGCGGCCGCCGAGGCGGGCTTCTCCCGCTTCCCGGTGACCGGCGAGGACGGCACGGTGCTCGGCTACCTCCACATCAAGGACACGCTCGGCGTCGCCGACCGGGACCGTCCGTTCCCGCGTACGGCGCTGCACCCGGTCACGCGTGTCCGGATCGACACCCCGCTCGACGACACCCTCACCGCCCTGCGCGCCAATGACAGCCACCTGGCCGCGGTCACCGGTGAGTCGGGCAAGGTCCTCGGCTTCGTGACGATGGAGGACGTGCTGTCGGAACTGGTGGGGCCGGCCCCGGCGGGGGTCTGA
- a CDS encoding serine/threonine-protein kinase, with the protein MSDEGRLIAGRYRLIERIGRGGMGTVWRAEDEVLSREIAFKRLHVQQHLSEDELATVHERTRREARSAARIAHPNVVVVHDVLDDDGLPCIVMEYVHGTTLGALLKGGGALPPGEAARVGLGMIAALRAAHAAGVLHRDVKPGNVLLGENGRVVLTDFGIAMATGTSTLTKTGEIIGSIDYIAPERMKGHKPGPTADLWALGATLFQSVEGRPPFRRATAMETAYAIAVDPLAPMKQAGPLEPLIEMLLAKDPDERPTAEETERALRVVASETPGATTGGTTEAAWASAVPGRTTATTSAGATLTDSASGSGSVSSSGSGFGSGPVSRSGPGSTSAAPPPTGVSGSGDGTGRRGRRRRALLWSAAAVTLAAAAVAGGLYAVTADNGDDGRKGSATATSPTASEPPPVPAGFRLVREKALGATFPVPDGWKRVDKASAEQVTYTDPSRLVELTIGTVNPAGANPESHFQNIEANTKLNYSTYRKLRMQRTTFQGKPAAVWEFTFQGQVRAFRAIDFGFGEEGGTEYDIYLSAPEAQWDTRRPVFDTVKAGFRVD; encoded by the coding sequence GTGTCGGACGAGGGGCGGTTGATCGCCGGGCGGTACCGGTTGATCGAGCGGATCGGCCGCGGTGGCATGGGCACCGTGTGGCGTGCCGAGGACGAGGTCCTCAGCCGCGAGATCGCGTTCAAGCGGCTCCACGTCCAGCAGCACCTCTCCGAGGACGAACTCGCCACCGTCCACGAACGCACACGCCGGGAAGCCCGCAGCGCCGCCCGGATCGCTCACCCGAACGTGGTCGTCGTCCATGACGTCCTGGATGACGACGGGTTGCCGTGCATCGTCATGGAGTACGTGCACGGCACCACCCTCGGCGCGCTCCTCAAGGGCGGCGGGGCCCTGCCGCCCGGCGAGGCCGCCCGGGTGGGCCTCGGCATGATCGCCGCGCTGCGGGCCGCCCACGCCGCCGGAGTGCTGCACCGCGACGTGAAGCCCGGCAACGTCCTGCTGGGCGAGAACGGCCGCGTCGTCCTCACCGACTTCGGCATCGCCATGGCGACCGGCACGTCGACGCTCACCAAGACCGGCGAGATCATCGGGTCGATCGACTACATCGCGCCCGAGCGCATGAAGGGCCACAAGCCCGGCCCCACCGCCGACCTCTGGGCGCTCGGCGCCACCCTCTTCCAGTCCGTCGAGGGCCGGCCCCCGTTCCGCAGGGCCACGGCGATGGAGACCGCGTACGCCATCGCCGTCGACCCGCTCGCCCCCATGAAGCAGGCCGGACCGCTCGAACCCCTCATCGAGATGCTGCTCGCCAAGGACCCGGACGAGCGTCCGACGGCGGAGGAGACGGAACGGGCACTGCGGGTCGTGGCGTCGGAGACCCCGGGCGCTACGACGGGCGGGACGACGGAGGCCGCGTGGGCGTCGGCCGTGCCGGGGAGGACGACGGCGACGACTTCGGCCGGGGCCACGCTCACCGACTCGGCATCCGGGTCGGGATCGGTATCCAGCTCCGGGTCGGGATTCGGTTCGGGGCCTGTGTCGAGGTCGGGCCCGGGGTCGACCTCGGCGGCGCCCCCTCCCACCGGCGTTAGCGGCAGCGGCGACGGCACCGGCCGCCGGGGCCGTAGGCGGCGCGCCCTCCTCTGGAGCGCGGCGGCCGTGACGCTGGCCGCCGCGGCCGTGGCGGGCGGGCTCTACGCGGTGACGGCGGACAACGGCGACGACGGCAGGAAGGGCTCGGCGACGGCGACCTCACCCACCGCGTCCGAGCCGCCCCCCGTCCCCGCGGGGTTCCGTCTGGTCAGGGAGAAGGCGCTGGGAGCCACCTTCCCCGTCCCGGACGGCTGGAAGCGCGTCGACAAGGCGAGCGCCGAACAGGTCACCTACACCGACCCGTCGCGCCTGGTCGAGCTCACCATCGGCACCGTGAACCCGGCAGGGGCGAACCCCGAGTCGCACTTCCAGAACATCGAGGCAAACACCAAGCTCAACTACTCGACGTACCGGAAGCTGCGCATGCAGCGCACCACGTTCCAGGGAAAGCCCGCGGCGGTGTGGGAGTTCACCTTCCAGGGCCAGGTCCGTGCCTTCCGTGCCATCGACTTCGGCTTCGGCGAGGAGGGCGGCACGGAGTACGACATCTACCTCTCGGCACCGGAAGCCCAATGGGACACGCGCCGCCCGGTGTTCGACACGGTCAAGGCGGGCTTCCGCGTCGACTGA